The proteins below come from a single Streptomyces sp. B3I8 genomic window:
- the mnmA gene encoding tRNA 2-thiouridine(34) synthase MnmA produces the protein MTDDIPQHPRRLRVLAAMSGGVDSAVAAARAAEAGHDVTGVHLALSANPQSFRTGARGCCTIEDSRDARRAADVIGIPFYVWDLAERFREDVVEDFVAEYEAGRTPNPCLRCNEKIKFAALLDKALALGFDAVCTGHYAKVILREDGTRELHRASDMAKDQSYVLGVLDERQLAHAMFPLGDTMTTKDEIRAEAERRGLAVAKKPDSHDICFIADGDTQGFLANRLGRAEGDIVDESGAKVGTHEGAFGFTIGQRKGLRIGTPADDGKPRYVLDISPVTNTVTVGPAAALDVDALTAIKPRWCGTAPSGPGTYTAQLRAHGDETEVTAEVVDGSLEVSFTTPVRGIAPGQAIVLYDGTRVVGSATIASTRRATAAV, from the coding sequence ATGACTGACGACATCCCGCAGCACCCCCGCCGCCTTCGCGTCCTCGCCGCCATGTCCGGAGGGGTCGACTCCGCCGTCGCCGCCGCCCGCGCCGCGGAAGCGGGCCACGACGTCACCGGCGTCCACCTCGCGCTCTCCGCGAACCCGCAGTCGTTCCGTACGGGGGCGCGGGGCTGTTGCACCATCGAGGACTCGCGGGACGCCCGCCGCGCCGCGGACGTCATCGGCATCCCGTTCTACGTCTGGGACCTCGCCGAGCGCTTCCGCGAGGACGTGGTCGAGGACTTCGTCGCCGAGTACGAGGCCGGCCGCACCCCCAACCCCTGCCTGCGCTGCAACGAGAAGATCAAGTTCGCCGCGCTGCTCGACAAGGCGCTCGCGCTCGGCTTCGACGCGGTCTGCACCGGCCACTACGCCAAGGTGATCCTCCGTGAGGACGGCACCCGCGAGCTGCACCGCGCCTCCGACATGGCCAAGGACCAGTCGTACGTCCTCGGCGTGCTGGACGAGAGGCAGCTCGCGCACGCGATGTTCCCGCTCGGCGACACGATGACGACGAAGGACGAGATCCGCGCGGAGGCCGAGCGCCGGGGCCTGGCCGTTGCCAAGAAGCCCGACTCGCACGACATCTGCTTCATCGCCGACGGCGACACCCAGGGCTTCCTCGCGAACCGGCTGGGCCGCGCGGAGGGCGACATCGTCGACGAGTCCGGCGCCAAGGTCGGCACCCACGAGGGCGCCTTCGGCTTCACCATCGGCCAGCGCAAGGGCCTGCGCATCGGCACCCCGGCCGACGACGGCAAGCCGCGCTACGTCCTGGACATCTCCCCGGTGACCAACACGGTCACGGTCGGCCCGGCCGCCGCCCTCGACGTCGACGCGCTCACCGCGATCAAGCCCCGCTGGTGCGGCACGGCCCCCTCCGGCCCCGGCACCTACACCGCCCAACTCCGCGCCCACGGCGACGAGACGGAGGTGACGGCCGAGGTGGTGGACGGCTCCCTGGAGGTCTCCTTCACCACCCCCGTCCGAGGCATCGCCCCCGGCCAGGCCATCGTCCTGTACGACGGGACGAGGGTGGTCGGCTCGGCCACGATCGCGTCGACGCGGAGGGCGACGGCGGCGGTCTGA
- a CDS encoding DUF397 domain-containing protein codes for MPELRWIKSSFSEEGGNNCVEIAAPSLDGIALRESESPARVLTTDRAALGSLVRSVKAGLSS; via the coding sequence TTGCCCGAGTTGCGCTGGATCAAGTCGTCGTTCTCCGAAGAGGGCGGCAACAACTGCGTCGAGATAGCCGCGCCGAGCCTCGACGGCATAGCCCTCCGGGAGAGCGAAAGCCCGGCCCGCGTACTGACCACGGACCGGGCGGCGCTGGGTTCGCTGGTGCGGAGCGTCAAGGCGGGGCTCAGCAGTTGA
- a CDS encoding helix-turn-helix transcriptional regulator yields the protein MAPRHTPSVRQRRFGAELRRMRQAAGMTAPQAADMLSTDRTVIANVEAGRFGISEERLRRLASIYECNNPALIDALATMTGGRTTGWWEEYRGKIPPGFLDVSEIEHYAVRLRTLQTAHLPGLFQTEEHARALFDLLVPALPRLEVELRVAHRLGRQRVVTGDSRVPYVGIIHEAALRIQVGGPKVARAQLKHLLEASDRDNVTILIIPFAAGGFPMAGESLMYAEAADPHLDTAHMDSPSGAVFLDSPTQLENFRKRLDLIEKIALGARASQDAIRAVIRDL from the coding sequence ATGGCACCAAGGCACACCCCGTCAGTCCGACAGCGTCGCTTCGGAGCCGAGTTGCGCAGGATGCGGCAGGCAGCGGGCATGACGGCCCCTCAGGCAGCCGACATGCTCTCTACGGACCGCACGGTGATCGCCAATGTCGAGGCCGGCCGATTCGGCATCAGCGAGGAGAGGCTCCGCCGCCTCGCAAGCATCTACGAGTGCAACAACCCGGCACTGATCGATGCACTGGCGACCATGACCGGCGGACGCACGACAGGCTGGTGGGAGGAGTACAGGGGCAAGATTCCGCCGGGCTTCCTCGATGTCTCTGAGATCGAGCACTACGCAGTCCGGCTACGCACTTTGCAGACCGCGCACCTGCCCGGCCTGTTCCAGACCGAGGAGCACGCTCGCGCTCTCTTCGACCTTCTCGTGCCCGCTCTGCCGCGACTGGAAGTTGAACTACGCGTTGCCCACCGCCTCGGGCGCCAGCGCGTGGTCACAGGTGACAGCCGTGTGCCGTACGTCGGGATCATCCACGAAGCGGCACTACGCATCCAGGTCGGAGGCCCCAAGGTCGCCCGTGCTCAGCTGAAACACCTCCTTGAGGCGAGCGACCGCGACAACGTCACCATTCTCATCATCCCGTTCGCTGCGGGCGGGTTTCCCATGGCCGGTGAGTCCCTCATGTACGCAGAGGCGGCAGACCCTCACCTGGACACGGCACACATGGACTCCCCCAGCGGCGCCGTCTTCCTGGACTCCCCGACGCAACTGGAGAACTTCCGCAAGCGTCTGGATCTCATCGAAAAGATAGCGTTGGGAGCACGAGCGTCCCAGGACGCGATCCGTGCCGTCATCCGCGACCTGTAA
- a CDS encoding ATP-binding protein, which yields MTRPPAVLTAQADDEPDPVPHPGPLPFAAPWSYELHYPCDPRAPGIARLTLRAVLAAHGLAELADRAELLTSELTTNSVRHTRGPASVRLHWLDPVLRVSVWDMSPDLPPLGPRSAVPPDAFTGRGLLILDVLADRWGGCGTGGGPYGPAGKTVWFELALPPGPPAGGPASALVV from the coding sequence GTGACCCGACCCCCCGCCGTCCTCACCGCTCAGGCCGACGACGAGCCGGACCCCGTTCCCCACCCCGGTCCGCTCCCCTTCGCCGCACCCTGGAGTTACGAACTCCACTACCCCTGCGACCCCCGCGCCCCCGGCATCGCCCGCCTCACCCTGCGCGCCGTGCTCGCCGCCCACGGTCTCGCCGAACTGGCCGACCGGGCGGAGCTGTTGACGTCCGAGCTCACCACCAACTCGGTACGGCACACCAGGGGACCCGCCTCCGTCCGGCTGCACTGGCTTGACCCCGTGCTGCGGGTCAGCGTGTGGGACATGAGCCCCGACCTGCCGCCGCTCGGCCCGCGCTCCGCCGTCCCCCCGGACGCCTTCACCGGGAGGGGGCTGCTGATCCTCGACGTACTCGCGGACCGCTGGGGCGGCTGCGGCACCGGCGGGGGGCCGTACGGGCCCGCCGGCAAGACCGTCTGGTTCGAGCTGGCCCTTCCGCCGGGCCCGCCCGCCGGCGGGCCGGCATCCGCCCTCGTCGTCTGA
- a CDS encoding hydrolase, whose protein sequence is MSLWTSLEPASATVDPGGVTTVRLRLRNTGDVVDEYHFEAVGSLAPWTVVEPRTVRLYPGTTGSVDLTIAPPRTPDATAGPHPYGVRVTPTEHPEATTVPEGNVTVTPFTEVRAELVPVTVKGRLRGRPKLAVDNLGNTRLTASVSGSDNGDQLSYEIRPANVQIEPGRAAFVNAVLKPRRIIWFGAKEDRPYALSVQRSGVTPLKVEGTYVQRGFLPRWLATCLGLFMALAITFVMLWIAYKPQVRTAATEKMQGAGASTLAPSAPPSLEAPKSPDATASAPAGPASADAKGGGGGGGGGNKKAKPPETTAATAVQKLAAQDPGGRHICYRAFVAGDGWTDAVCDGQTAGTPGEGTITSVNIAVADAKGVNTRAYVYDPASTNGEGNYFDPWSTAEDGIDTYVGSTKKDAPHMLGFAVSVDKGAGNVCQTTYIHDGDWLGLECDAPDAGLSFTYAGTHDNNEWIQAFRLTV, encoded by the coding sequence GTGAGCCTTTGGACCTCCCTGGAACCCGCCTCCGCCACCGTGGACCCGGGTGGCGTGACGACCGTACGGCTGCGTCTGCGCAACACCGGTGACGTGGTGGACGAGTACCACTTCGAAGCGGTCGGATCCCTCGCGCCATGGACCGTGGTGGAGCCGCGGACGGTGCGCCTGTACCCGGGGACGACGGGGTCGGTGGACCTGACGATCGCCCCGCCGCGCACCCCGGACGCGACGGCGGGCCCCCATCCGTACGGGGTCCGCGTCACACCGACCGAGCACCCGGAGGCGACGACCGTCCCGGAGGGCAACGTCACGGTCACCCCGTTCACGGAGGTGCGGGCGGAACTGGTGCCGGTGACGGTGAAGGGCCGCCTGCGCGGACGCCCGAAGCTGGCCGTGGACAACCTGGGCAACACGAGGCTGACGGCCTCGGTGAGCGGCAGCGACAACGGCGACCAGTTGTCGTACGAGATCCGTCCGGCCAACGTGCAGATCGAGCCGGGCCGCGCGGCGTTCGTGAACGCGGTGCTGAAGCCGCGGCGGATCATCTGGTTCGGCGCGAAGGAGGACCGGCCGTACGCGCTGTCCGTGCAGCGGTCCGGTGTGACGCCGCTGAAGGTGGAGGGCACGTATGTCCAGCGGGGGTTCCTGCCGCGCTGGCTGGCCACCTGCCTCGGCCTCTTCATGGCCCTGGCGATCACCTTCGTGATGCTGTGGATCGCCTACAAGCCGCAGGTCCGCACCGCGGCCACCGAGAAGATGCAGGGGGCCGGCGCCAGCACGCTCGCGCCTTCCGCCCCGCCGTCCCTCGAAGCGCCCAAGAGCCCCGACGCGACGGCCTCCGCCCCCGCGGGTCCGGCCTCTGCCGACGCGAAGGGCGGCGGAGGCGGCGGAGGCGGCGGGAACAAGAAGGCCAAGCCTCCGGAGACGACCGCGGCGACAGCCGTCCAGAAACTCGCCGCGCAGGATCCGGGCGGGCGGCACATCTGTTACCGGGCGTTCGTGGCGGGCGACGGCTGGACGGACGCCGTGTGCGACGGCCAGACGGCCGGCACCCCGGGCGAGGGAACGATCACGTCCGTCAACATCGCCGTTGCCGACGCCAAGGGCGTCAACACCCGCGCCTACGTCTACGATCCCGCCTCCACCAACGGCGAGGGCAACTACTTCGACCCCTGGTCCACCGCCGAGGACGGCATCGACACCTACGTGGGCAGCACCAAGAAGGACGCCCCGCACATGCTGGGGTTCGCCGTCAGCGTCGACAAGGGCGCCGGCAACGTCTGCCAGACCACCTACATCCACGACGGCGACTGGCTCGGCCTGGAGTGCGACGCACCTGACGCCGGACTGTCGTTCACCTACGCCGGAACCCACGACAACAACGAGTGGATCCAGGCGTTCCGACTCACCGTCTGA
- a CDS encoding SAM-dependent methyltransferase: MAHPARVYNAWLGGKDNYPADQEAAELAAAANPHIIEAVRANRAFLGRAVRELVEGAGVRQFLDIGTGIPAADNTHEVAQRADPGARVVYVDNDPVVLAHAEALLVSSRDGATDYIQADLREVDRILERARATLDFSQPVGLMLVAVLQYVPDADDPYAITAALLDALPAGSHLVVSHPASDIAAEQVAKSMRVYNERADAHAGATPRTHDEVTRFFRGTDLLEPGVVELPRWHPDAGTATPTGPLPMWCGVGRTS; the protein is encoded by the coding sequence ATGGCCCACCCCGCCCGGGTGTACAACGCCTGGCTGGGCGGCAAGGACAACTACCCCGCCGACCAGGAGGCGGCCGAACTGGCCGCCGCCGCCAACCCGCACATCATCGAGGCGGTCCGCGCCAACCGGGCCTTCCTGGGGCGTGCCGTGCGCGAGCTGGTGGAGGGGGCGGGGGTCCGGCAGTTCCTCGACATCGGCACCGGCATACCCGCGGCCGACAACACGCACGAGGTGGCGCAGCGGGCCGATCCCGGGGCCCGTGTCGTCTACGTGGACAACGACCCGGTCGTCCTGGCCCACGCCGAGGCGCTCCTGGTCAGCAGCCGCGACGGGGCGACGGACTACATCCAGGCCGACCTGCGCGAGGTGGACCGCATCCTGGAACGGGCCCGCGCGACGCTGGACTTCTCGCAGCCGGTCGGGCTCATGCTCGTCGCCGTGCTCCAGTACGTCCCGGACGCCGACGACCCGTACGCGATCACCGCGGCCCTCCTCGACGCGCTGCCCGCCGGCAGCCACCTCGTCGTCTCCCACCCGGCCTCGGACATCGCCGCCGAGCAGGTCGCGAAGTCGATGCGGGTCTACAACGAGCGGGCCGACGCGCACGCGGGCGCCACCCCGCGCACGCACGACGAGGTCACCCGCTTCTTCCGCGGCACCGACCTGCTGGAGCCCGGGGTCGTCGAGCTCCCCCGGTGGCACCCGGACGCCGGCACCGCCACGCCCACGGGCCCGCTCCCGATGTGGTGCGGAGTCGGCCGCACGTCCTGA
- a CDS encoding SRPBCC family protein, with protein sequence MRYADRPGTRREVHIDADPARVWEIVTDVEAMTGWSPELVRVEWRDGAGGPAPGVRYLGHNRHPVIGEWCTTSEITECVPRRTLTWRVLDTEGVYSDPAKDATAPMATWSFALTPAPDGGTALRQSVTLGPAPSGLSAYIGRAPDQEEAIVAYRLGELARGMEATLEGIRRAAEA encoded by the coding sequence ATGCGGTACGCCGACCGGCCGGGAACCCGGCGCGAGGTGCACATCGACGCGGATCCGGCACGGGTGTGGGAGATCGTGACGGACGTCGAGGCGATGACGGGGTGGAGCCCGGAGCTGGTACGGGTGGAGTGGCGGGACGGCGCCGGCGGACCGGCCCCGGGCGTCCGTTACCTCGGGCACAACCGTCATCCCGTCATCGGCGAGTGGTGTACGACGTCGGAGATCACGGAGTGCGTCCCGCGCCGCACGCTCACCTGGCGCGTCCTGGACACCGAGGGCGTCTACAGCGACCCCGCGAAGGACGCCACGGCCCCCATGGCCACGTGGTCCTTCGCCCTGACCCCCGCGCCCGACGGCGGCACGGCGCTGCGCCAGTCGGTCACCCTCGGCCCCGCTCCCTCGGGCCTGAGCGCGTACATCGGGCGCGCCCCCGACCAGGAGGAGGCGATCGTCGCGTACCGCCTGGGAGAACTGGCCAGGGGCATGGAGGCCACGCTGGAGGGGATCAGGCGGGCGGCGGAGGCCTGA
- a CDS encoding ketopantoate reductase family protein: MPSTAPESESTSESVSDRTENPADAHHPWSVAVLGPGGVGGLLAALLSRAGHRVICLAGETTAKTLRENGIRVRSERFGDFTAEVEADTELREPVDLCVVAVKHTSLDEALTRLPPDVLGPDALVLPLLNGVEHTETLRGRYGDGRVAAGVIRVESTRVAPGVIEHGSPFADIDLAGRTARPLAEVAGVLEAAGLRARVAESETAILWAKLAFLAPFALLTTRYGTGAGPVRTEHREELLALIDETTAVGRAEGAPLDAARSVAMFDACPADMRSSMQRDAEAGRPLELEAIGGAVLRAAERHGIAVPTAARLVAEVKAL, from the coding sequence ATGCCCAGCACCGCACCGGAATCAGAATCGACATCGGAATCGGTATCGGACCGCACTGAGAACCCTGCCGACGCCCACCACCCGTGGAGCGTGGCCGTACTCGGCCCCGGCGGCGTCGGCGGGCTGCTCGCCGCGTTGCTGTCCCGGGCCGGACACCGGGTGATCTGTCTGGCCGGCGAGACGACCGCGAAGACCCTGCGCGAGAACGGGATCCGGGTGCGCAGCGAGCGGTTCGGGGACTTCACCGCCGAGGTGGAGGCCGACACCGAGCTGCGCGAACCGGTCGACCTGTGCGTGGTGGCCGTCAAGCACACCAGCCTCGACGAGGCCCTCACCCGGCTCCCGCCGGACGTACTGGGCCCGGACGCGCTGGTCCTTCCCCTGCTCAACGGCGTCGAGCACACCGAAACGCTGCGCGGCCGCTACGGCGACGGCCGGGTGGCGGCCGGTGTCATCCGCGTCGAGTCCACGCGGGTCGCGCCCGGTGTGATCGAGCACGGCAGCCCGTTCGCCGACATCGACCTCGCGGGCCGCACCGCACGGCCGCTCGCCGAGGTGGCCGGCGTACTCGAAGCCGCCGGACTCCGCGCCCGCGTCGCGGAGTCGGAGACCGCGATCCTCTGGGCGAAGCTGGCCTTCCTCGCCCCGTTCGCCCTGCTCACCACGCGGTACGGCACAGGCGCCGGTCCGGTGCGCACCGAGCACCGGGAGGAACTGCTCGCCCTGATCGACGAGACCACCGCCGTCGGCCGGGCGGAGGGCGCCCCGCTCGACGCGGCCCGCAGCGTGGCGATGTTCGACGCGTGCCCGGCCGACATGAGGTCGTCGATGCAGCGCGACGCGGAGGCGGGCCGCCCGCTGGAGCTGGAGGCGATCGGCGGGGCCGTGCTCCGCGCGGCCGAGCGGCACGGGATCGCGGTGCCGACGGCCGCACGCCTGGTGGCCGAGGTGAAAGCGCTGTGA